From Ciconia boyciana unplaced genomic scaffold, ASM3463844v1 HiC_scaffold_54, whole genome shotgun sequence, one genomic window encodes:
- the LOC140645952 gene encoding sperm-associated antigen 4 protein-like yields MRAKGLIEELTCASAAQLRILRNSHALLAEQTQKMQLLLEEVAQLTAEIRSGKKEVWGVNQAVSDMASEVYVKTSDWALKSSGATIDMQRTSETYDCRKEWICRVLWFFRTANPPDTILQPDVSPGNCWPLQGHEGQVVVRLPARVHLTAVSVQHISKDVSPSGTVISAPRDIAVFGLDEDGEEEALLGTFTYNVAKEAIQTFPLKDAPLPRAFSCIKLLVKSNWGNPAYTCIYRVQVHGKMAKPESVN; encoded by the exons ATGCGGGCAAAGGGACTGATAGAG GAGCTGACATGTGCGTCTGCAGCACAACTGAGGATCCTGAG gAACTCGCACGCTTTGTTGGCGGAGCAAACCCAAAAGatgcagcttctgctggaggaggtggctcAACTGACGGCGGAAATCAGGAGTGGGAAGAAG GAAGTCTGGGGAGTGAACCAGGCCGTGTCCGATATGGCTTCGGAAGTCTACGTCAAGACGTCTGACTGGGCCCTGAAAAGCTCTG GTGCCACCATTGACATGCAGAGAACTTCCGAGACCTACGACTGCAGAAAGGAGTGGATCTGCAGGGTTTTATGGTTCTTTCGCACTGCCAACCCTCCTGATACTATTTTGCAG CCGGATGTTTCCCCAGGAAACTGCTGGCCCTTACAAGGGCATGAAGGCCAGGTGGTCGTCAGGTTGCCAGCACGAGTCCATCTGACTGCTGTCAGCGTGCAGCACATCTCCAAAGACGTGTCTCCATCTGGGACTGTCATCAGCGCCCCCAGAGACATCGCTGTCTTT GGACTGGATGAGGACGGAGAAGAGGAAGCTCTCCTTGGGACGTTCACGTACAACGTGGCAAAAGAGGCCATTCAGACCTTCCCTCTGAAG GACGCGCCGCTTCCCAGAGCCTTTTCATGTATCAAACTTCTTGTGAAGAGCAACTGGGGAAACCCAGCGTACACCTGCATTTATCGAGTGCAGGTTCACGGGAAGATGGCAAAACCAGAAAGCGTCAACTga